The following coding sequences are from one Nicotiana tabacum cultivar K326 chromosome 1, ASM71507v2, whole genome shotgun sequence window:
- the LOC142162688 gene encoding uncharacterized protein LOC142162688 gives MAVDDPNTITVTTAKIQSTIDVSSPLYIHPSDSPGLVLVLVPFDGLVYLSWRRGVLRALSIKNKLGFVTGEYHYDQTNGAKLYQIQKEIDDLSQGVPAITGYYTKMKKLWEELTNLRAKSLCSCQCTCDAKENMHKVEQDRRLIQFLMALKEVYTIVRGSILMLNLLPSMAQAFALLVQEEKQREF, from the exons ATGGCGGTAGACGACCCAAATACTATTACTGTGACAACAGCAAAGATCCAATCGACAATCGATGTAAGTAGTCCGCTTTATATTCATCCTTCTGACAGTCCTGGACTGGTTTTAGTTCTAGTTCCTTTTGATGGGCTAGTATATCTTTCATGGAGGAGAGGTGTATTGAGGGCCCTCTCTATTAAGAACAAATTAGGTTTCGTCACTGGGGAAT ATCATTATGATCAAACAAATGGGGCAAAACTATACCAGATCCAAAAGGAGATTGATGATTTGAGTCAAGGAGTACCCGCCATTACTGGATACTATACTAAAATGAAGAAACTATGGGAAGAGTTAACCAATCTCAGAGCAAAATCCCTCTGCAGCTGTCAGTGTACCTGTGATGCAAAGGAAAACATGCACAAAGTTGAACAGGACAGAAGATTGATACAATTTCTGATGGCTTTGAAAGAGGTTTATACTATAGTTCGAGGGAGCATACTGATGTTGAATCTCTTGCCTTCAATGGCACAAGCCTTTGCACTTCTGGTGCAAGAGGAGAAACAAAGAGAATTTTGA
- the LOC142162690 gene encoding uncharacterized protein LOC142162690 gives MVETQFTTSVKCTRSDNGLEFTRSEATLFFQSKGIEHQRTCPYTLQQNGIVERKHEYLLETAMALLFQAKLPLKYWGECVLTTTFLINRLPTVPLKNKCPFKLLYGKKPNYSHLRSFGCLCYPTIPKPHRDKFEPRASPHVFVGYSFGVKGYNVLSLNTKKIFVSRDVVFHESIFPFSLPSVSVPSSSLPHTAAHHDYSDVFPSYPTHSVTTPQRDVSVTPISMSPNHTILSPIPMSPNHTIHSSLIPNTTSPQTTSPITSRINQLYPSTLKPNQRVSSRVSKVPSYLSEYVCSVPNLKQPQNVEVTQTNSPFSLNAHFTQNNHITPDVLSPDSQQVVRNICNDIESFSYEEVAGNPTWQQAMTQEFEALYANNTWTLVLLPAGKQSIG, from the coding sequence ATGGTTGAGACACAATTTACTACCAGTGTAAAGTGCACCAGATCAGACAATGGTTTGGAATTTACTAGAAGTGAAGCCACCTTATTCTTTCAGTCCAAAGGAATTGAACACCAAAGAACATGCCCTTATACACTCCAACAAAATGGCATAGTAGAAAGAAAGCATGAATACCTATTAGAAACTGCCATGGCCTTACTATTTCAAGCCAAACTCCCTTTGAAATATTGGGGAGAATGTGTACTTACAACAACTTTTCTCATTAATCGATTGCCCACTGTACCTTTAAAGAACAAATGTCCTTTTAAATTGTTGTATGGAAAGAAACCAAATTACTCACACTTAAGAAGTTTTGGTTGTCTATGCTATCCAACTATTCCTAAACCTCACAGAGACAAGTTTGAGCCAAGGGCTTCTCCGCATGTATTTGTAGGTTATTCTTTTGGTGTCAAGGGGTATAATGTGTTGAGTCTAAATACCAAGAAAATCTTTGTATCTAGAGATGTTGTTTTTCATGAGTCCATCTTTCCTTTCTCTCTTCCATCAGTGTCAGTTCCCTCTTCTTCATTACCTCATACTGCTGCACATCATGACTACTCTGATGTATTTCCCTCTTATCCTACTCATAGTGTCACAACTCCTCAAAGAGATGTTTCTGTTACACCCATCTCAATGTCACCTAATCACACTATACTCTCACCTATTCCAATGTCACCTAATCACACTATACATTCATCTCTTATCCCTAACACCACTTCACCACAAACAACATCTCCAATCACTTCAAGAATTAATCAGCTCTATCCTTCTACACTAAAACCCAATCAGAGAGTATCCAGTAGAGTATCTAAAGTTCCATCTTACTTGTCTGAATATGTATGTTCTGTGCCCAATCTGAAACAACCTCAGAATGTTGAAGTCACTCAGACTAACTCACCTTTCTCTCTCAATGCCCATTTTACCCAAAACAATCACATTACTCCCGATGTCTTGAGTCCTGATAGCCAGCAGGTTGTGAGAAATATTTGCAATGACATAGAGTCTTTTTCTTATGAAGAAGTAGCAGGCAATCCTACCTGGCAACAGGCCATGACCCAAGAATTTGAAGCACTTTATGCAAATAACACCTGGACATTGGTTCTATTGCCTGCTGGAAAGCAATCCATAGGCTAA